One window of Nonomuraea muscovyensis genomic DNA carries:
- a CDS encoding IlvD/Edd family dehydratase yields MGLRSSRWYAGDDRNSYIHRAWMRRGLPADAFDGERPHIAIANTASDLTPCNSHFGEIAESVKHGVWAAGGVPLNLPVVSLGETNVRPTAMLWRNLAAMATEEMLRANPIDGVVLLGGCDKTIPSLLMAAASVDLPAVVVPGGPMLTGTFRGVPLGCGTDVWRLSEEVRAGTLSREAFLESESSMIRSRGHCNTMGTASTMACMAEALGMTLPGTAGTPAADSRLLERSHETGRLAVDLVRRGLRPSQVMTRGSFLNAIVTLAAVGGSTNAVIHLLAIAGRLGVPLDLDDFDRTGAGVPLLADLQPAGRHLMDDLHRAGGLRAVLKEVEDLLDPAALTVTGRPLVEHLAGAAVHDEAVIRRRAEPVLPDAGIAVLRGNLAPDGAVIKPAAASPHLLRHRGRAVVFDSVEDLHARLDAPDLDVDETSVLVLRGCGPKGYPGMPEVGNLPLPAKLLAKGVRDMVRLSDARMSGTAYGTVVLHASPEAAAGGPLARVRTGDPIVLDVAARRLDVDVPDGELAAREPVLDGHARPLRGWERLYVDHVTQAHQGADLDFLLGSSGDTVGRDSH; encoded by the coding sequence ATGGGCCTGCGCAGTTCACGCTGGTACGCCGGTGACGACAGAAACTCCTACATCCACCGCGCCTGGATGAGGCGCGGCCTGCCGGCCGACGCCTTCGACGGCGAACGGCCGCACATCGCGATCGCCAACACCGCCTCCGACCTCACCCCCTGCAACTCCCACTTCGGCGAGATCGCCGAAAGCGTCAAGCACGGCGTCTGGGCGGCCGGCGGCGTCCCGCTCAACCTGCCGGTCGTCTCCCTGGGCGAGACCAACGTCCGTCCCACCGCCATGCTGTGGCGCAACCTCGCGGCCATGGCCACCGAGGAGATGCTGCGGGCCAACCCCATCGACGGCGTGGTGCTGCTCGGCGGCTGCGACAAGACCATCCCGTCGCTGCTCATGGCCGCCGCCTCCGTCGACCTGCCCGCCGTGGTCGTCCCCGGGGGGCCCATGCTGACCGGCACCTTCCGCGGCGTGCCGCTCGGCTGCGGCACCGACGTGTGGCGGCTCAGCGAGGAGGTACGCGCCGGCACCCTGTCACGCGAGGCGTTCCTCGAGTCCGAGTCGTCCATGATCCGCAGCCGCGGCCACTGCAACACCATGGGCACCGCCTCCACGATGGCCTGCATGGCCGAGGCCCTCGGCATGACGCTGCCCGGCACGGCCGGCACCCCCGCGGCCGACAGCAGGCTCCTCGAACGCTCCCACGAGACCGGCCGCCTCGCCGTCGACCTGGTCCGCCGCGGCCTGCGGCCGAGCCAGGTGATGACCCGCGGCTCGTTCCTCAACGCCATCGTCACGCTCGCCGCCGTCGGCGGCTCCACCAACGCCGTCATCCACCTGCTCGCCATCGCCGGTCGCCTCGGCGTCCCGCTCGACCTCGACGACTTCGACCGCACCGGCGCCGGGGTGCCGCTGCTGGCCGACCTCCAGCCCGCCGGCCGCCATCTGATGGACGACCTGCACCGGGCGGGCGGGCTGCGCGCCGTGCTCAAGGAGGTCGAGGACCTGCTCGACCCGGCGGCGCTCACGGTCACCGGCAGGCCGCTCGTCGAGCACCTCGCGGGCGCGGCCGTCCACGACGAGGCCGTCATCAGGCGGCGCGCCGAGCCGGTGCTGCCCGACGCCGGCATCGCGGTCCTGCGCGGCAACCTCGCGCCCGACGGCGCCGTGATCAAGCCCGCCGCCGCCTCGCCCCACCTCCTGCGTCACCGCGGCCGGGCCGTCGTCTTCGACAGCGTCGAGGACCTGCACGCCCGGCTCGACGCGCCCGACCTCGACGTGGACGAGACGTCGGTGCTGGTGCTGCGCGGCTGCGGGCCCAAGGGCTACCCGGGCATGCCCGAGGTCGGCAACCTGCCGCTGCCCGCCAAGCTCCTCGCCAAGGGGGTGCGCGACATGGTGCGCCTCAGCGACGCCCGGATGAGCGGCACCGCCTACGGCACGGTCGTCCTGCACGCCTCCCCCGAGGCGGCGGCCGGCGGCCCGCTGGCCCGGGTGCGCACCGGCGACCCCATCGTGCTCGACGTGGCCGCCCGCCGGCTCGACGTCGATGTGCCCGACGGTGAGCTGGCCGCCCGCGAGCCGGTCCTCGACGGCCACGCCCGGCCGCTGCGCGGCTGGGAACGCCTCTACGTCGACCACGTCACCCAGGCCCACCAGGGAGCCGACCTCGACTTCCTGCTCGGGTCGAGCGGTGACACGGTCGGCCGCGACTCGCACTGA
- a CDS encoding TraR/DksA family transcriptional regulator: protein MTGTTGGTHLSSVQTQALRQELEEQLAWRSRQLLSLQAASRDARGADDTWQELLVSITAADRALAELQQALDRLDEGAYGRCGQCDAGIPFERLKIRPLARYCIDCQRLHEAA from the coding sequence ATGACCGGCACCACCGGCGGAACCCACCTCAGCAGCGTGCAGACCCAGGCCCTGCGCCAGGAGCTGGAGGAACAGCTCGCCTGGCGCAGCAGGCAGTTGCTCAGCCTGCAGGCCGCGTCGCGCGACGCGCGCGGCGCGGACGACACCTGGCAGGAGCTGCTCGTCTCCATCACCGCCGCCGACCGCGCCCTCGCCGAGTTGCAGCAGGCCCTCGACCGGCTGGACGAAGGCGCCTACGGGCGCTGCGGCCAGTGCGACGCGGGCATCCCCTTCGAACGGCTCAAGATCCGGCCGCTGGCCCGCTACTGCATCGACTGCCAGCGCCTGCACGAGGCCGCCTGA
- a CDS encoding fasciclin domain-containing protein, with protein sequence MLLAAALALTATVAGSTSASALSSPPPSPEETATGEMTPSPDGASPSPQGSPVGPGCSTLEGALPGIADKPVASALADVPDLSSLAEAVKQAGLAEQLNEADDITVFAPSNDAFDAIPQDARDRVMADKEELTRILTYHVVEGRKAPADMEDITLKTLEGGELTVKGSGEDLTINDAKVTCGNISTGNATVYIIDKVLMPQ encoded by the coding sequence ATGCTTCTCGCGGCGGCACTGGCGCTGACCGCCACCGTGGCCGGTAGTACCAGCGCCTCCGCCCTTTCCTCTCCGCCGCCCTCGCCCGAGGAGACCGCCACCGGCGAGATGACACCCTCGCCCGACGGCGCCTCGCCGTCGCCCCAGGGCAGCCCGGTCGGCCCCGGATGCTCCACGCTCGAGGGAGCCCTGCCCGGCATCGCCGACAAGCCGGTCGCCAGCGCGCTCGCCGACGTTCCGGACCTGTCCTCGCTGGCCGAGGCGGTCAAGCAGGCCGGCCTGGCCGAGCAGCTGAACGAGGCCGACGACATCACCGTGTTCGCGCCGAGCAACGACGCGTTCGACGCGATCCCGCAGGACGCCAGGGACCGGGTCATGGCCGACAAGGAAGAGCTGACCCGGATCCTGACCTACCACGTCGTCGAGGGCCGCAAGGCGCCCGCCGACATGGAGGACATCACGCTCAAGACCCTGGAGGGCGGCGAGCTGACCGTGAAGGGCTCCGGCGAGGACCTCACGATCAACGACGCCAAGGTGACCTGCGGGAACATCTCGACCGGCAACGCCACCGTCTACATCATCGACAAGGTCCTCATGCCTCAGTGA
- a CDS encoding VIT1/CCC1 transporter family protein, with product MTIELVQPRSPEQHHTHRDVTGGWLRPAVFGAMDGLVSNFALIAGVVGAAGAGRGAVLAGFAGLVAGACSMAAGEYTSVKSQTELMRAEIAVERRELARNPEGEQAELAALYESRGLDPDLARRVAAELSADPEQALRVHVREELGVDPDDLPSPYLAAASSFGAFSAGALVPLVPFLFGASGLVVALVLSVVALFVFGAMVARMTARPWWLGGLRQLGLGVGAAAVTYGIGHLLGVTVA from the coding sequence ATGACCATCGAGCTCGTCCAGCCTCGCTCTCCGGAGCAGCACCACACGCACCGGGACGTGACAGGCGGCTGGCTGCGCCCGGCGGTGTTCGGCGCGATGGACGGGCTGGTCTCCAACTTCGCGCTGATCGCCGGCGTGGTGGGGGCCGCGGGGGCCGGGCGCGGGGCGGTGCTGGCGGGGTTCGCGGGCCTGGTGGCCGGGGCGTGCTCGATGGCGGCGGGCGAGTACACGTCCGTGAAGTCGCAGACGGAGCTGATGCGGGCCGAGATCGCCGTGGAGCGCCGCGAACTGGCCCGCAACCCCGAGGGCGAGCAGGCCGAGCTGGCCGCCCTCTACGAGTCCCGCGGCCTCGACCCCGACCTGGCGCGCCGGGTCGCGGCGGAGCTGTCGGCGGACCCGGAGCAGGCGCTGCGCGTGCACGTGCGCGAGGAGCTCGGCGTCGATCCCGACGATCTGCCCTCCCCCTACCTGGCGGCGGCGTCGTCGTTCGGCGCCTTCTCGGCCGGGGCGCTGGTGCCGCTGGTGCCGTTCCTGTTCGGGGCCTCGGGGCTGGTGGTGGCGCTGGTGCTGAGCGTGGTGGCGCTGTTCGTCTTCGGCGCGATGGTGGCGCGGATGACGGCCCGGCCGTGGTGGCTGGGCGGGCTGCGCCAGCTCGGGCTGGGCGTGGGCGCGGCGGCGGTGACGTACGGCATCGGCCACCTGCTCGGCGTCACCGTCGCCTGA
- a CDS encoding phosphodiester glycosidase family protein: MQTLRSLAGSLAGAALLLGAVAPVQADPKPPAEDAPTASSYPPPSTLLTAPQPAGTAGAHLETAKTTRPVAPGVSLTSFDRYDALGWLRADAVTADLGSAKADYVFSGAVSKTEPLSGPAGRARAVAAVNGDFFDINNSGAAQGVGVQNGTLIQSPIAGHDKAVAITGDGVGRVLTMYFEGSATPAGGSPITLTQFNQLVQRDGVGLFTPLWGSHTRARAVEGATAVTEVELAGGVVTQVRQAAGSGPIPAGTTVLLGRDAGAAALAGLKPGDRVDVAYQPKASDGREVKAAVGGNHVLVKDGVVQNSADPAAHPRTAVGFSADGRTMHLLTVDGRQADSRGVTLNELAAMMAELGAANALNLDGGGSSTMLAREPGQAGVQVENSPSDGGERHVPNGLALFAPEGSGRLKGFWLETATDPARAPGAAPVAGGRPDRVFPGLTRRLTAAGYDETYGPAKGTPIWRSSPAVHGVVRGGRFHALVPGRTTVTASRGAAKGTLDLTVLQPLQRIGTTTDRVTLQGADGTAAFGVVGYDRNGNSAPIEPGDLTLTYDRDLFEVTPSEHGFFTVKATRDSGSGLVTAKVGGAVTAVPVTVGLQDRPVADFENAASWTFAAARATGSLSAAPGQSGGGLKLAYDFTQSTATRAAYASPPQQIEIPGQAQAFGMWIHSSGKGEWPSLEFYDALGQSQILRGPYLTWTGWKYVEFTVPAGVNHPLRLRRFYVAETRADQKYTGEILIDGLVAKVPPPVSVPPAAKVADPVVRPEVAAMPWRFAVMSDAQFVARDPDSDIVRNARRTLREIKAAGPDFLLVNGDLVDEASPADFALAKRILDEELGGELPYHYVPGNHEVMGGKIDNFRAAFGDTYTAFDHKGTRFVTLDTSRFTLRGGGFDQVALLRAKLDAAAGDREVGSVVVVFHVPPRDPTPGKGSQLGDRKEAALVESWLADFQRTTGKGAALIGAHVGTFHASRVDAVPAFVNGNSGKNPATAPNDGGFTGWSLWGVDPVTPQEAEHVRRNWFADAPDWIGAQVRPHVDELTLTAPATLAAGAAAPVTAEVRQDSRTVPAAYPVSVSWSGSPNLHIGSPRTAKPRHVAVLDPATGTLTARREGQVTVAVTVNGVTRQAVVAVTAKAAA; this comes from the coding sequence GTGCAGACCCTCCGTTCCCTGGCCGGCTCCCTCGCCGGGGCCGCGCTCCTGTTAGGCGCCGTCGCCCCCGTGCAGGCCGACCCGAAGCCCCCCGCGGAGGACGCGCCCACCGCGTCGTCCTACCCGCCCCCGTCCACCCTCCTCACCGCCCCCCAGCCCGCCGGGACCGCCGGCGCGCACCTGGAGACCGCCAAGACGACCAGGCCCGTCGCGCCCGGCGTCTCCCTGACCTCCTTCGACCGCTACGACGCGCTCGGCTGGTTGCGCGCCGACGCGGTCACCGCCGACCTCGGCAGCGCCAAGGCCGACTACGTGTTCTCGGGCGCGGTGTCGAAGACCGAGCCGCTGTCCGGCCCGGCCGGCCGCGCCCGCGCCGTCGCCGCCGTCAACGGCGACTTCTTCGACATCAACAACTCCGGCGCCGCCCAGGGCGTCGGCGTCCAGAACGGCACGCTCATCCAGTCCCCGATCGCCGGCCACGACAAGGCCGTCGCGATCACCGGCGACGGCGTCGGGCGGGTGCTCACGATGTACTTCGAGGGCTCCGCCACCCCCGCCGGCGGCTCACCGATCACGCTCACCCAGTTCAACCAGCTCGTCCAGCGGGACGGGGTGGGCCTGTTCACGCCGCTGTGGGGCTCCCACACGCGCGCCCGCGCCGTGGAGGGCGCCACGGCCGTCACCGAGGTCGAACTGGCCGGCGGCGTCGTCACCCAGGTACGCCAGGCGGCCGGCAGCGGCCCGATCCCGGCGGGCACCACCGTCCTGCTGGGCCGCGACGCCGGAGCGGCCGCCCTGGCCGGGCTCAAGCCCGGCGACCGGGTCGACGTCGCCTACCAGCCGAAGGCGTCCGACGGCCGCGAGGTCAAGGCGGCCGTCGGCGGCAACCACGTCCTCGTCAAGGACGGTGTCGTCCAGAACTCCGCCGACCCGGCCGCCCACCCGCGCACCGCGGTCGGCTTCTCCGCCGACGGCCGCACGATGCACCTGCTGACCGTGGACGGCCGCCAGGCCGACAGCCGCGGCGTCACCCTGAACGAGCTGGCCGCGATGATGGCCGAGCTGGGCGCCGCCAACGCGCTCAACCTCGACGGCGGCGGCTCCTCCACCATGCTCGCCCGCGAGCCCGGCCAGGCCGGCGTCCAGGTGGAGAACAGCCCCTCCGACGGTGGGGAACGGCACGTGCCCAACGGCCTCGCGCTGTTCGCCCCCGAGGGCAGCGGCAGGCTCAAGGGCTTCTGGCTGGAGACGGCCACGGACCCGGCCCGCGCCCCCGGCGCCGCTCCCGTCGCGGGCGGGCGGCCCGACCGGGTCTTCCCCGGGCTCACCCGGCGGCTGACCGCCGCCGGATACGACGAGACGTACGGCCCCGCCAAGGGCACCCCGATCTGGCGCTCGAGCCCGGCGGTGCACGGCGTGGTCCGCGGCGGCAGGTTCCACGCGCTCGTGCCCGGCCGGACGACGGTCACCGCCTCCCGCGGCGCCGCCAAGGGCACCCTGGACCTGACCGTGCTCCAGCCCCTCCAGCGGATCGGCACGACCACCGACCGCGTCACCCTGCAGGGAGCGGACGGCACGGCCGCGTTCGGCGTGGTCGGCTACGACCGCAACGGCAACTCGGCTCCCATCGAGCCGGGCGACCTCACGCTGACCTACGACCGCGACCTGTTCGAGGTGACGCCGTCGGAGCACGGCTTCTTCACCGTCAAGGCCACGCGGGACAGCGGCTCCGGCCTGGTCACCGCCAAGGTCGGCGGCGCCGTCACCGCCGTGCCCGTCACGGTCGGGCTGCAGGACAGGCCGGTGGCCGACTTCGAGAACGCCGCGTCCTGGACGTTCGCCGCCGCCCGCGCGACCGGCTCGCTGTCGGCCGCGCCCGGCCAGAGCGGAGGCGGCCTCAAGCTCGCCTACGACTTCACCCAGTCCACCGCCACCCGCGCCGCGTACGCCAGCCCGCCCCAGCAGATCGAGATCCCGGGACAGGCGCAGGCGTTCGGGATGTGGATCCACTCCAGCGGCAAGGGGGAGTGGCCCAGCCTGGAGTTCTACGACGCGCTCGGCCAGTCGCAGATCCTGCGCGGGCCGTACCTGACGTGGACCGGCTGGAAGTACGTCGAGTTCACCGTGCCGGCGGGCGTCAACCACCCGCTCCGGCTGCGGCGCTTCTACGTCGCCGAGACGCGCGCCGACCAGAAGTACACGGGCGAGATCCTCATCGACGGGCTCGTGGCCAAGGTGCCGCCGCCCGTGTCGGTGCCGCCGGCGGCCAAGGTCGCCGACCCGGTCGTCAGGCCCGAGGTGGCGGCGATGCCGTGGCGGTTCGCCGTCATGTCGGACGCCCAGTTCGTCGCCCGCGACCCCGACAGCGACATCGTGCGCAACGCCCGCCGCACCCTGAGGGAGATCAAGGCCGCCGGGCCCGACTTCCTGCTCGTCAACGGCGACCTCGTGGACGAGGCGTCGCCCGCGGACTTCGCCCTGGCCAAGCGCATCCTGGACGAGGAACTCGGCGGGGAGCTGCCGTACCACTACGTGCCGGGCAACCACGAGGTGATGGGCGGCAAGATCGACAACTTCCGGGCCGCGTTCGGTGACACGTACACCGCCTTCGATCACAAGGGCACCCGCTTCGTCACCCTCGACACCTCGCGCTTCACCCTGCGCGGCGGCGGGTTCGACCAGGTGGCGCTGCTGCGCGCCAAGCTCGACGCGGCCGCCGGCGACCGCGAGGTCGGCTCCGTCGTGGTCGTCTTCCACGTGCCGCCGCGTGACCCCACCCCGGGCAAGGGCAGCCAGCTCGGCGACCGGAAGGAGGCCGCGCTGGTCGAGAGCTGGCTCGCCGACTTCCAGCGGACGACCGGCAAGGGCGCCGCGCTCATCGGGGCACACGTCGGCACCTTCCACGCCTCGCGGGTGGACGCGGTGCCCGCCTTCGTCAACGGCAACTCCGGCAAGAACCCCGCCACGGCGCCGAACGACGGCGGCTTCACCGGCTGGTCGCTGTGGGGCGTCGACCCGGTCACCCCGCAGGAGGCCGAGCACGTCAGGCGCAACTGGTTCGCGGACGCGCCCGACTGGATCGGCGCCCAGGTCCGGCCGCACGTGGACGAGCTCACGCTGACCGCGCCGGCCACGCTCGCCGCCGGGGCCGCCGCGCCGGTCACGGCCGAGGTGCGGCAGGACTCCCGGACGGTGCCCGCCGCGTACCCGGTGTCGGTGTCCTGGTCCGGCTCGCCGAACCTGCACATCGGCTCGCCGCGGACGGCCAAGCCCCGGCACGTGGCGGTGCTCGACCCGGCCACGGGCACCCTGACGGCCCGGCGCGAGGGGCAGGTGACGGTGGCCGTCACGGTCAACGGGGTGACCCGGCAGGCGGTCGTGGCGGTCACGGCCAAGGCGGCCGCCTGA
- the pgi gene encoding glucose-6-phosphate isomerase has protein sequence MSGDITQSPEWAALDKHHEELSGRHLRELFADDPERAERMTLTAGELFLDYAKHRVTRETLDLLVALAERAGLRERIDAMFRGDHINVSEDRAVLHTALRLPADRELAVDGQDVTGDVHTVLDKMSAFSERVRSREWRGATGQPIATVVNIGIGGSDLGPAMAYEALRDYADAGIEARFVSNIDPADITGNLAGLDPATTLFVVSSKTFTTLETLTNAKVARQWLVDALGEDAVARHFVAVSTNAAKVAEFGIDTDNMFGFWDWVGGRYSYDGAIGLSLMIAIGPERFREMLAGFHTVDEHFRTAPFHANMPVLMALLGIWYTDFFGAETRAVLPYSQRLHRFPAYLQQLTMESNGKSVRADGSPVTTQTGEIFWGEPGTNGQHAFYQLLHQGTRLVPADFIGFAEPHDDREGMHDLLTANLFAQTSALAFGKTAEEIAAEGTDPAIVPHKVMPGNRPTSTILAPKLTPSTLGQLVALYEHIVFVEGIVWGVDSFDQWGVELGKKMALDLAPALTSDEPPHDLPDPSTERLVRRYRELRGRRV, from the coding sequence GTGAGCGGCGACATCACCCAGAGCCCGGAGTGGGCGGCTCTGGACAAGCACCACGAGGAGCTGTCCGGCAGGCACCTGCGCGAGCTGTTCGCCGACGACCCGGAGCGGGCCGAGCGGATGACGCTCACCGCCGGCGAGCTGTTCCTCGACTACGCCAAGCATCGCGTCACCCGCGAGACGCTCGACCTGCTCGTGGCGCTCGCCGAGCGGGCCGGGCTGCGCGAGCGGATCGACGCCATGTTCCGCGGCGACCACATCAACGTCAGCGAGGACCGCGCCGTGCTGCACACCGCGCTGCGCCTGCCCGCGGACCGTGAGCTGGCCGTCGACGGGCAGGACGTGACCGGCGACGTGCACACCGTGCTCGACAAGATGAGCGCCTTCTCCGAGCGGGTGCGCTCGCGCGAGTGGCGCGGCGCGACCGGGCAGCCGATCGCCACCGTCGTCAACATCGGCATCGGCGGCTCCGACCTCGGCCCCGCCATGGCCTACGAGGCGCTGCGCGACTACGCCGACGCCGGCATCGAGGCGAGGTTCGTCTCCAACATCGACCCGGCCGACATCACCGGCAACCTCGCCGGGCTCGACCCCGCCACGACGCTGTTCGTGGTCAGCTCCAAGACCTTCACCACCCTGGAGACGCTCACCAACGCCAAGGTCGCCCGGCAGTGGCTGGTCGACGCGCTCGGCGAGGACGCCGTCGCCAGGCACTTCGTGGCCGTCTCCACCAACGCCGCCAAGGTCGCCGAGTTCGGCATCGACACCGACAACATGTTCGGCTTCTGGGACTGGGTCGGCGGGCGCTACTCCTACGACGGTGCCATCGGGCTCTCCCTGATGATCGCCATCGGCCCCGAGCGGTTCCGCGAGATGCTCGCCGGCTTCCACACCGTCGACGAGCACTTCCGCACCGCGCCGTTCCACGCCAACATGCCCGTCCTGATGGCCCTGCTCGGGATCTGGTACACCGACTTCTTCGGCGCCGAGACGCGGGCCGTGCTGCCCTACAGCCAGCGCCTGCACCGCTTCCCCGCCTACCTCCAGCAGCTCACCATGGAGTCCAACGGCAAGTCCGTGCGCGCCGACGGCTCCCCGGTCACCACCCAGACCGGTGAGATCTTCTGGGGCGAGCCGGGCACCAACGGCCAGCACGCCTTCTACCAGCTGCTCCACCAGGGCACCCGCCTCGTGCCGGCCGACTTCATCGGGTTCGCCGAGCCCCACGACGACCGTGAGGGCATGCACGACCTGCTCACCGCCAACCTGTTCGCGCAGACCTCGGCGCTGGCGTTCGGCAAGACGGCCGAGGAGATCGCGGCCGAGGGCACCGACCCGGCGATCGTGCCGCACAAGGTGATGCCCGGCAACCGGCCCACCTCCACGATCCTCGCGCCCAAGCTCACGCCGTCCACGCTGGGCCAGCTCGTCGCCCTCTACGAGCACATCGTGTTCGTCGAGGGCATTGTCTGGGGCGTCGACTCCTTCGACCAGTGGGGCGTCGAGCTGGGCAAGAAGATGGCGCTCGACCTGGCGCCCGCGCTCACCTCCGACGAGCCGCCGCACGACCTGCCCGACCCGTCCACCGAGCGGCTCGTCCGCAGGTACCGCGAGCTGCGCGGCCGCCGCGTCTGA
- a CDS encoding LysE family translocator, with translation MSSLTQFVAFGGVVMLGAMSPGPDFAVVVRRSAVSGRSYGMAAAAGISVGVFVWVAAAATGVAALLAASALAFTVVKVVGAAYLLFLGVKAFRAALRKGGGLDLDVPDPGRRSRRAAFAEGLLTNVLNPKAALFFVALVPQFLTAEAPVGEALLLSLVAPAGTVAWFLTVAGIVGTLRRVFARLAVRRAVDGLTGTALVVLGVNLAASTRP, from the coding sequence ATGAGCTCTTTGACCCAGTTCGTCGCGTTCGGCGGTGTCGTGATGTTGGGGGCGATGTCGCCGGGTCCCGATTTCGCCGTCGTCGTCCGGCGCTCGGCCGTCTCCGGCCGCTCGTACGGCATGGCGGCCGCGGCGGGCATCTCGGTGGGCGTGTTCGTCTGGGTGGCCGCCGCGGCGACCGGCGTCGCGGCGCTGCTGGCGGCCTCCGCCCTGGCGTTCACCGTGGTCAAGGTGGTCGGCGCCGCCTACCTGCTGTTCCTCGGGGTCAAGGCGTTCCGCGCCGCGCTGCGCAAGGGGGGCGGCCTCGATCTGGACGTGCCCGACCCGGGGCGGCGCAGCCGGCGCGCGGCGTTCGCCGAGGGGCTGCTGACCAACGTGCTCAACCCCAAGGCGGCGCTGTTCTTCGTGGCGCTGGTGCCGCAGTTCCTGACCGCTGAGGCGCCGGTGGGAGAGGCGCTGCTGCTGTCGCTCGTCGCGCCGGCGGGGACGGTGGCGTGGTTCCTGACGGTGGCCGGGATCGTGGGGACGCTGCGCAGGGTGTTCGCCCGGCTCGCCGTCCGCAGGGCCGTCGACGGCCTCACGGGCACCGCCCTCGTCGTGCTCGGCGTCAACCTGGCCGCCTCCACCCGGCCCTGA